From one Microbacterium sp. 10M-3C3 genomic stretch:
- a CDS encoding amidohydrolase: MTVADLILKGAVVHTADRSRPRATALAVADGRLLAVGTEEEVLATAGPATQVRDLDGATVIPGLVDVHNHHLMAGEADLFQLAFSPTAGLDEVLEAVRAWAAGLGPDEWVVGEAFGSVLLDDFARAETRARFDEAAGGRPVVLTDDSHHNRFANSAALAAAGIRSDTPDPAQGRIVRDPETGEPTGLLMESATLPVTEALDRNLARTPERYRRASARAIDILHSFGITAFQDAAATVDIMRALRDLDVDGDLHAWVVTSLLSSEFLFANTPVGDDLVAQREAFRTERHRPDFVKVALDGVPPTHTGAFLTPYLPTPEHGHAHCGVTTMAPGELTDWLTRTAAQGLGAKIHCTGDAAVRVALDAIAVVRAGGDSSTRYQIAHGQFVHPDDRHRFVDLDVSADISPFLWFPGVIPDAIAQVRPEPEATHFQPNRDLMDRGVLVAGGSDWPVSVSPNPWEGIQGLVTRADPLGRAPGTLWPEQALTLEEAFEVFTVNAATAMGLGEVTGSLAAGKSADFVVLDQDPFAVDIERVVHTHAVETWFAGRRVFGG; the protein is encoded by the coding sequence ATGACCGTCGCCGACCTCATCCTGAAGGGCGCCGTCGTGCACACAGCCGATCGTTCCCGGCCCCGCGCGACCGCGCTCGCCGTGGCCGACGGTCGCCTCCTCGCCGTCGGCACCGAGGAGGAGGTGCTGGCCACCGCCGGACCCGCGACCCAGGTGCGCGACCTCGACGGCGCGACTGTCATCCCCGGCCTCGTCGACGTGCACAACCACCACCTGATGGCGGGCGAGGCCGACCTCTTCCAGCTCGCCTTCTCGCCCACGGCCGGTCTCGACGAGGTCCTCGAGGCCGTCCGCGCCTGGGCCGCCGGGCTCGGCCCCGACGAGTGGGTGGTCGGCGAGGCCTTCGGCAGCGTCCTGCTCGACGACTTCGCCCGCGCCGAGACCCGCGCGCGCTTCGATGAGGCCGCCGGCGGGCGCCCGGTCGTACTCACCGACGACAGCCACCACAACCGCTTCGCCAACTCGGCCGCGCTGGCGGCAGCCGGCATCCGGTCGGACACCCCCGATCCCGCCCAGGGCCGTATCGTCCGCGACCCCGAGACGGGCGAGCCGACGGGCCTGCTCATGGAGTCGGCGACCCTGCCGGTCACCGAGGCCCTCGACCGGAACCTCGCCCGCACCCCCGAGCGCTACCGCCGCGCGAGCGCGCGCGCCATCGACATCCTGCACTCGTTCGGGATCACCGCGTTCCAGGATGCCGCCGCCACCGTCGACATCATGCGCGCGCTGCGTGATCTCGACGTCGACGGCGACCTGCACGCCTGGGTGGTCACTTCGCTGCTGTCCAGCGAGTTCCTCTTCGCGAACACCCCCGTGGGCGACGACCTCGTCGCCCAGCGCGAGGCGTTCCGCACCGAGCGCCACCGCCCCGACTTCGTGAAGGTCGCGCTCGACGGCGTGCCGCCCACGCACACCGGCGCCTTCCTCACCCCGTATCTGCCGACTCCCGAGCACGGCCACGCGCACTGCGGCGTCACCACCATGGCCCCGGGCGAGCTGACCGACTGGCTCACGCGCACCGCCGCCCAGGGCCTGGGCGCGAAGATCCACTGCACCGGCGACGCGGCCGTGCGCGTCGCGCTCGACGCGATCGCGGTGGTCCGCGCCGGCGGCGACTCGAGCACCCGCTACCAGATCGCGCACGGACAGTTCGTGCACCCCGACGACCGGCACCGCTTCGTCGACCTCGACGTGTCGGCCGACATCTCGCCGTTCCTGTGGTTCCCGGGCGTGATCCCGGATGCCATCGCCCAGGTGCGCCCCGAGCCCGAGGCCACGCACTTCCAGCCCAACCGCGATCTCATGGACCGGGGCGTGCTCGTCGCGGGCGGCTCGGACTGGCCGGTGAGCGTCTCGCCGAACCCGTGGGAGGGCATCCAGGGACTCGTCACGCGCGCCGACCCGCTCGGCCGCGCCCCCGGGACCCTGTGGCCCGAGCAGGCGTTGACGCTCGAGGAGGCGTTCGAGGTCTTCACCGTCAACGCGGCCACCGCGATGGGACTCGGCGAGGTGACGGGATCGCTCGCCGCGGGCAAGTCCGCCGATTTCGTCGTGCTCGACCAGGACCCCTTCGCGGTCGACATCGAGCGCGTCGTGCACACGCACGCGGTCGAGACGTGGTTCGCCGGCCGACGCGTCTTCGGCGGCTGA
- a CDS encoding sugar ABC transporter substrate-binding protein produces MKRSLRLTALASIAIAGLALSACSTTAADDAGSGASAPAERGPVKKILFDYPFTALPVYGAIVNIVEARAAEKGVEVTFTNDEMDLQKQVSQLTSNLSSDVDAVVSFPVDPASLESIAQQYRDAGKYWVTYGGDMTNQDATLQFSFYQSGYDLGKNAAEWALQNVGSDAEVIVLSETERQIGQERTQGLLDGLKETGPDLQIVGEQQAVTPDDGLSVTTTLLAQHPNANVVVSAVGDAAQGAYQALVAAGRPENDAKTYVGGLDPNLFLLQKMKDGNFFRAATYFSLKDLVDNVIDIPVALGEGKTDASVDLPVTVVTVDDPNLSSYITELGG; encoded by the coding sequence ATGAAGCGCAGTCTCCGCCTGACCGCCCTGGCCTCGATCGCCATCGCCGGTCTCGCTCTCTCGGCGTGCAGCACCACAGCCGCCGACGACGCTGGCTCGGGCGCCTCCGCCCCCGCCGAACGCGGGCCGGTCAAGAAGATCCTGTTCGACTACCCCTTCACGGCCCTGCCCGTCTACGGCGCCATCGTCAACATCGTCGAGGCCCGCGCCGCCGAGAAAGGCGTCGAGGTCACCTTCACGAACGACGAGATGGACCTGCAGAAGCAGGTCAGCCAGCTCACGTCGAACCTCAGCAGCGACGTCGACGCGGTCGTGTCGTTCCCTGTCGACCCGGCGAGCCTCGAGTCGATCGCCCAGCAGTACCGCGACGCCGGCAAATACTGGGTCACCTACGGCGGCGACATGACGAACCAGGATGCCACCCTGCAGTTCAGCTTCTACCAGTCGGGCTACGACCTCGGGAAGAACGCCGCGGAGTGGGCGCTCCAGAACGTCGGATCGGATGCCGAGGTCATCGTGCTGAGCGAGACCGAGCGGCAGATCGGCCAGGAGCGCACGCAGGGCCTGCTCGACGGCCTGAAGGAGACGGGCCCCGACCTGCAGATCGTCGGTGAGCAGCAGGCCGTGACCCCCGACGACGGGCTGTCGGTCACCACGACCCTGCTCGCGCAGCACCCAAACGCCAACGTGGTCGTCTCGGCCGTGGGCGACGCCGCGCAGGGCGCGTACCAGGCGCTCGTCGCCGCGGGCCGCCCCGAGAACGACGCGAAGACCTACGTCGGCGGCCTCGACCCCAACCTGTTCCTGCTGCAGAAGATGAAGGACGGCAACTTCTTCCGCGCCGCGACGTACTTCTCGCTCAAGGATCTCGTCGACAACGTGATCGACATCCCTGTCGCCCTCGGCGAGGGGAAGACGGATGCCAGCGTCGATCTCCCCGTCACCGTCGTCACGGTCGACGACCCCAACCTGTCGAGCTACATCACCGAGCTCGGCGGCTGA
- a CDS encoding sugar ABC transporter ATP-binding protein, protein MSVTVRGLTKRYGATLALDDVTLDIPGGRIHALLGHNGAGKSTLIACLGGGVAPTDGTIEIDGTSHDSLTPRTSIAAGVAVIYQHLSLLESMTVAENIFIGQEMTAGGLIRRGEQRRLAREALDAVGATGIDPDVKVATLPIGQRQLVEIAKVVRRDARLIVFDEPTAALSRAEAARLGELVRDLAGRGIAILYVTHLLGEVLALADAATVMRNGRAVWSAEGAQITRASLVAAISDGHGATNDRPAPPRRDRTPVLEVRGLTAPGLGPIDLAVAPGEIVACYGLVGSGRTRFLRTVFGRIARTGGTLLIDGASRETRTPAQGLRAGIALVPADRAREGLFAALPAQDNTVIDAMRRLGSWGLRSLRAERGVFDRVAETFVLRPRAADLPAGRFSGGNQQKILLGRWVNDAARTRVILLDDPTQGVDVGARKDIYDAIKVLAAEKGMGVIVATNEPEEVVDLAHRCLIFAQGAVLDEVDVAQTTADGLLSAVHAAPAELTAPIEGTRP, encoded by the coding sequence ATGTCTGTCACCGTGCGCGGTCTGACGAAGAGGTACGGGGCGACCCTCGCCCTCGACGACGTCACCCTCGACATCCCCGGCGGGCGCATCCACGCCCTGCTCGGACACAACGGCGCCGGGAAGTCGACTCTCATCGCGTGCCTCGGCGGCGGGGTCGCGCCCACCGACGGCACGATCGAAATCGACGGCACCAGCCACGACTCCCTCACCCCGCGCACCTCCATCGCGGCCGGAGTCGCGGTGATCTATCAGCACCTCAGCCTGCTGGAGAGCATGACCGTCGCCGAGAACATCTTCATCGGCCAGGAGATGACCGCCGGCGGGCTCATCCGCCGCGGCGAGCAGCGCCGCCTCGCGCGGGAGGCGCTCGACGCCGTCGGCGCCACCGGCATCGATCCCGACGTCAAGGTCGCGACCCTGCCGATCGGGCAGCGGCAGCTGGTCGAGATCGCGAAGGTGGTGCGCCGCGACGCGCGCCTCATCGTGTTCGACGAGCCCACCGCCGCCCTCTCCCGCGCCGAAGCCGCGCGCCTCGGTGAGCTCGTGCGCGACCTCGCCGGACGGGGGATCGCGATCCTTTACGTCACGCACCTGCTCGGCGAGGTGCTCGCGCTCGCCGACGCCGCGACCGTCATGCGCAACGGCCGGGCCGTGTGGTCGGCGGAGGGCGCGCAGATCACCCGCGCGTCCCTCGTCGCCGCGATCAGCGACGGGCACGGCGCGACCAACGACCGCCCCGCCCCGCCGCGTCGCGACCGGACGCCGGTGCTCGAGGTCCGCGGGCTCACCGCCCCGGGCCTCGGCCCGATCGACCTCGCGGTCGCGCCGGGCGAGATCGTCGCGTGCTACGGCCTCGTCGGGTCGGGGCGCACGCGGTTCCTCCGCACCGTCTTCGGGCGCATCGCCCGCACCGGCGGCACGCTCCTCATCGACGGCGCGTCCCGCGAGACGCGCACGCCCGCCCAAGGGCTGCGCGCCGGCATCGCCCTCGTCCCGGCGGATCGAGCGCGGGAGGGGCTGTTCGCCGCCCTCCCCGCCCAGGACAACACCGTCATCGACGCGATGCGCCGGCTCGGTTCGTGGGGGCTGCGGTCGTTGAGAGCGGAGCGAGGCGTGTTCGACCGGGTCGCCGAGACCTTCGTCCTCCGACCACGCGCGGCCGACCTTCCCGCCGGACGCTTCAGCGGCGGCAACCAGCAGAAGATCCTGCTCGGACGGTGGGTCAACGACGCCGCCCGCACGCGGGTGATCCTGCTCGACGATCCGACGCAGGGCGTCGACGTGGGCGCCCGCAAAGACATCTACGACGCGATCAAGGTCCTCGCCGCCGAGAAGGGGATGGGCGTGATCGTCGCGACCAACGAACCCGAAGAGGTCGTCGACCTCGCCCACCGCTGCCTCATCTTCGCGCAGGGTGCCGTGCTCGACGAGGTCGACGTCGCTCAGACCACGGCCGACGGTCTTCTCTCGGCCGTGCACGCCGCCCCCGCCGAACTCACCGCCCCCATCGAAGGAACCCGACCGTGA
- a CDS encoding ABC transporter permease, whose protein sequence is MTDNRFLRAAVEGVVRTPLLVVLIVLVVGVQLATDSFFGWQNIRGILQDSAVIAIVAIPVAMLLIAGYIDLSVGSSLALGGVVASLVMDKGAGQPAVAIVLAIVAGAVVGLVNAVIITVLGLNSFITTLGTLTAVRGVAQLISPTPRNNFGDQFGMLGVGTVAGIPLSVWIAALLLIAAGIFLALTPTGRHVYAVGVNRQAAYLSGVPVRRLPFALFVLSGAMSGFAGTIVAARLNSAPAGQLGAGFELVVLTAVLLGGVALTGGEGTIFGVVVGVLFYGALNNSLVLLGVTTFWQAVASGLALVAAIGLSALTHVVRVRLATARARKLVALAA, encoded by the coding sequence GTGACCGACAACCGCTTCCTCCGCGCCGCCGTCGAGGGCGTCGTGCGCACCCCGCTCCTCGTCGTGCTGATCGTCCTGGTGGTCGGCGTGCAGCTGGCCACCGACTCCTTCTTCGGCTGGCAGAACATCCGCGGCATCCTCCAGGACAGCGCAGTGATCGCGATCGTCGCGATCCCCGTCGCGATGCTGCTCATCGCGGGGTACATCGACCTCTCGGTGGGCTCGAGTCTCGCGCTCGGCGGGGTCGTGGCATCTCTCGTCATGGACAAGGGTGCGGGGCAGCCCGCGGTCGCCATCGTGCTGGCGATCGTCGCCGGGGCGGTGGTCGGCCTCGTGAACGCCGTCATCATCACGGTGCTGGGTCTGAACTCCTTCATCACGACCCTCGGCACCCTCACTGCGGTGCGCGGCGTCGCGCAGCTGATCAGCCCCACGCCGCGCAACAACTTCGGCGACCAGTTCGGCATGCTCGGCGTCGGCACCGTCGCGGGGATCCCCCTCTCGGTGTGGATCGCCGCGCTGCTGCTCATCGCGGCCGGGATCTTCCTCGCGTTGACGCCGACGGGCCGTCACGTGTACGCCGTCGGCGTGAACCGGCAGGCCGCGTACCTCTCGGGCGTTCCCGTGCGCCGGCTGCCGTTCGCGCTGTTCGTGCTCTCGGGCGCGATGTCGGGCTTCGCCGGCACGATCGTCGCGGCTCGCCTGAACAGCGCTCCGGCCGGACAGCTGGGCGCCGGATTCGAACTCGTCGTGCTGACCGCGGTGCTCCTCGGCGGGGTCGCGCTGACCGGCGGCGAGGGCACGATCTTCGGCGTCGTGGTCGGGGTGCTCTTCTACGGCGCGCTGAACAACTCGCTCGTGCTCCTGGGCGTCACGACATTCTGGCAGGCCGTGGCCAGCGGACTCGCCCTGGTCGCGGCGATCGGTCTCAGCGCTCTCACGCACGTTGTCCGCGTGCGCCTGGCGACGGCCCGCGCGCGGAAGCTGGTGGCGCTTGCCGCCTGA
- a CDS encoding molybdenum cofactor biosynthesis F family protein, producing the protein MTTDTLNLSDTRTWLPLDGLAPGFDAAKADLTDALAGRTFTTVDDEGARTAYRFDADAVEWAADARSGRDDVEVIEVDEDLYYAQYTPSARPDEAVTLILDLRRGYALTVVSTLGAAAPGRTAVQMSFAPARIEELDQHGEAPAPTEELIGRRVLWVYSTVHAYEHVYLSPHWYSWHCLAGPEQGLADTDENTVWRVRPGIYVFTWREKVIPCGSVTIADHRDQKALRAHGVLFGTDESGSGATHFTFGAHGRLLSNTVHPVEYDPARPLER; encoded by the coding sequence ATGACGACCGACACCCTGAACCTTTCCGACACGCGCACGTGGCTTCCGCTCGACGGGCTCGCGCCCGGCTTCGACGCCGCCAAAGCCGACCTGACCGATGCACTCGCCGGGCGCACCTTCACCACCGTCGACGACGAAGGCGCGCGCACGGCGTATCGCTTCGATGCCGACGCCGTGGAGTGGGCCGCCGACGCCCGGAGCGGCCGCGACGACGTCGAGGTCATCGAGGTGGACGAGGATCTCTACTACGCCCAGTACACCCCCTCCGCGCGCCCCGACGAAGCCGTGACGCTGATCCTCGACCTGCGCCGCGGGTACGCGCTGACCGTGGTCAGCACCCTCGGCGCCGCCGCACCCGGGCGCACCGCGGTGCAGATGAGCTTCGCGCCCGCGCGCATCGAGGAGCTCGACCAGCACGGGGAGGCCCCGGCACCCACCGAGGAGCTGATCGGCCGCCGTGTGCTGTGGGTGTACTCGACCGTGCACGCGTACGAGCACGTGTACCTCTCGCCGCACTGGTACTCGTGGCACTGCCTCGCCGGCCCCGAGCAGGGCCTCGCCGACACCGACGAGAACACGGTCTGGCGTGTGCGCCCCGGCATCTACGTGTTCACGTGGCGCGAGAAGGTCATCCCGTGCGGCTCGGTCACGATCGCGGACCACCGCGATCAGAAGGCCCTGCGCGCCCATGGGGTGCTGTTCGGCACCGACGAGTCGGGCTCGGGCGCGACGCACTTCACCTTCGGCGCACACGGCCGCCTGCTGTCGAACACCGTGCACCCGGTCGAGTACGACCCGGCGCGTCCGCTGGAGCGCTGA
- a CDS encoding APC family permease, which translates to MTDPTPAGSSTALRRGALGVAGIVFLVLAAVAPLTGIVVVASLAIALGNGGGTPASFLIIALILLLFAVGYAQMSKQLVNAGGFYAFVVKGLGRTGGLIAGLIAALGYNFFVVGTIGTSGFFMQSIIAGLTGFDLHWYVWGLLSIIVCFVMARTGVDFSSRVLGVALVLEVLMLVVFDVSVLVQTGFDLGAFSPEAVFSGSLPIGLLLAATGFLGFEATALFGEEARNPLKTIPRATYTAIVAIGVILGVTTWAVVSATGVAQAQGTAQEHLATGDLIFSLAATYLGPQLTVVMEVLLLVSLFAAMLAFHNSATRYLYALGRARVLPFALARTRSSGAPQLAGIVQAGFAAIVAGIFALAGLDPILNLVPAMLGFGTLAVIVLQALAALSIVVFFRRGGDRRWWSTLVAPGIGFLALSVIVVLAVANFDIVAGSSEPAIRLMPLLLVLAVIGGLGYAAYLRRRKPAVYAGLSDDLEAFNVASAEKGKDPVPGL; encoded by the coding sequence ATGACCGACCCGACACCCGCCGGCTCCTCCACCGCGTTGCGGCGCGGCGCGCTGGGCGTCGCCGGCATCGTCTTCCTCGTTCTCGCCGCGGTCGCGCCGCTGACCGGCATCGTCGTCGTCGCGTCGCTCGCGATCGCGCTCGGCAACGGCGGGGGCACACCCGCGTCGTTCCTCATCATCGCGTTGATCCTGCTGCTGTTCGCCGTCGGCTACGCGCAGATGTCGAAGCAGCTGGTGAACGCGGGCGGGTTCTACGCCTTCGTCGTCAAGGGCCTCGGGCGCACCGGGGGCCTCATCGCGGGACTCATCGCCGCGCTCGGCTACAACTTCTTCGTCGTCGGCACGATCGGGACGAGCGGCTTCTTCATGCAGTCGATCATCGCGGGGCTCACGGGCTTCGACCTGCACTGGTACGTGTGGGGCCTGCTCTCGATCATCGTGTGCTTCGTCATGGCCCGGACGGGCGTCGACTTCTCGTCGAGGGTGCTCGGGGTCGCCCTCGTGCTCGAGGTGCTGATGCTCGTGGTGTTCGACGTGTCGGTGCTCGTGCAGACGGGCTTCGATCTCGGCGCCTTCTCACCCGAGGCCGTCTTCTCGGGCTCGCTCCCGATCGGCCTGCTGCTCGCGGCGACGGGCTTCCTCGGGTTCGAGGCGACCGCGCTGTTCGGCGAGGAGGCGCGCAACCCGCTCAAGACCATCCCGCGCGCGACCTACACCGCGATCGTCGCCATCGGCGTGATCCTCGGGGTCACCACCTGGGCCGTCGTCAGCGCGACCGGTGTCGCCCAGGCCCAGGGCACCGCCCAGGAGCACCTCGCGACCGGCGACCTGATCTTCAGCCTCGCGGCGACCTACCTGGGTCCGCAGCTGACCGTCGTGATGGAGGTCCTCCTGCTCGTGAGCCTGTTCGCGGCGATGCTCGCCTTCCACAACTCGGCGACCCGATACCTCTACGCCCTCGGTCGCGCGCGCGTGCTGCCCTTCGCCCTCGCCCGCACCCGCTCGTCGGGCGCCCCGCAGCTCGCGGGCATCGTCCAGGCCGGTTTCGCCGCGATCGTCGCGGGGATCTTCGCCCTGGCCGGTCTCGACCCGATCCTCAACCTCGTGCCCGCGATGCTCGGCTTCGGCACCCTCGCCGTGATCGTGCTGCAGGCGCTCGCGGCGCTGTCGATCGTGGTGTTCTTCCGCCGCGGCGGCGACCGTCGCTGGTGGAGCACCCTGGTCGCGCCGGGCATCGGCTTCCTCGCCCTGTCGGTGATCGTGGTCCTGGCCGTCGCCAACTTCGACATCGTCGCGGGCTCGAGCGAACCCGCGATCCGCCTGATGCCGCTGCTGCTCGTCCTCGCGGTCATCGGCGGCCTCGGCTACGCCGCCTACCTGCGTCGCCGCAAGCCCGCCGTGTACGCCGGACTCTCCGATGACCTCGAGGCCTTCAACGTGGCCTCGGCCGAGAAGGGCAAAGACCCCGTTCCCGGACTCTGA
- a CDS encoding SDR family oxidoreductase produces MDLQLTSRRALVTGAAGGIGRAAVEALAAVGARVGAIDVDPRVRELIPPTAVADLTDAEAAAAAVEACARDLGGIDVVVLAAGVSGPVGTPLDRTALTDWERVFAVNVTGAFLTLRSAIPWLRRSDAPAVVVVASDSALVATAGMAPYAASKAALLQLARAAAVELAPEGIRVNAVCPSIVDTPMSRRDLGMPNGFTAAAYPVQTPAEVADQIVLLASPRLRPVSAATWVSDFGVSARSGFPA; encoded by the coding sequence ATGGACCTTCAGCTGACCTCCCGCCGTGCCCTCGTCACCGGTGCCGCCGGGGGAATCGGGCGCGCCGCCGTCGAGGCGCTCGCCGCCGTCGGCGCGCGCGTGGGCGCGATCGACGTCGATCCGCGGGTGCGTGAGCTGATCCCGCCGACGGCCGTCGCCGACCTCACGGATGCCGAGGCGGCGGCCGCCGCGGTCGAGGCGTGCGCGCGCGATCTCGGCGGGATCGATGTGGTGGTCCTGGCCGCCGGCGTCTCCGGCCCCGTCGGCACCCCGCTCGATCGCACAGCGCTCACGGACTGGGAGCGCGTCTTCGCGGTCAACGTCACCGGAGCGTTCCTCACCCTCCGCTCGGCGATCCCGTGGCTGCGACGATCGGACGCGCCCGCGGTCGTCGTCGTCGCGAGCGATTCGGCCCTCGTCGCGACCGCCGGGATGGCGCCCTACGCCGCGTCGAAGGCCGCGCTGCTGCAGCTGGCCCGCGCCGCCGCGGTTGAGCTCGCGCCCGAGGGGATCCGCGTCAACGCGGTGTGTCCCTCGATCGTCGACACCCCGATGAGTCGCCGAGATCTCGGGATGCCGAACGGCTTCACCGCCGCGGCGTACCCGGTGCAGACGCCGGCGGAGGTGGCGGATCAGATCGTGCTCCTGGCATCGCCCCGTCTCCGACCGGTGTCGGCGGCGACCTGGGTGTCGGATTTCGGTGTGAGCGCGCGATCGGGATTCCCGGCGTGA
- a CDS encoding SDR family oxidoreductase → MNDELHGQVALITGGGTGIGEAVARRLARAGVHVVVTGRRLPPLARVADEIGGTAIAADAARSADAAALIARILKERGRLDIVVANAGGHGFATVADTDDEAWEAALRANVTTAFVIVRAALPALVAARGRVVVMSSIAGLAAGPSVAGYTVGKHALIGLTRSLARDYGRDGVRVNTVCPGWVATPMADEEMDAFAAAAGLTDREEAYATVTRDVPLSRPAEPDEIAAVVRFLVSGESSYITGATIVADGGAHIVDVPTIAFDHAGM, encoded by the coding sequence ATGAATGACGAGCTTCACGGCCAGGTGGCTCTGATCACGGGCGGTGGGACGGGGATCGGCGAGGCGGTCGCCCGCCGGCTCGCCCGCGCGGGGGTGCACGTCGTCGTGACGGGCCGACGCCTCCCACCGCTCGCGCGCGTGGCGGACGAGATCGGGGGGACCGCGATCGCTGCGGACGCTGCGCGCTCCGCCGACGCCGCGGCGCTGATCGCCCGCATCCTCAAGGAGCGCGGGCGGCTCGACATCGTCGTCGCCAACGCCGGCGGGCATGGCTTCGCCACCGTCGCCGACACCGACGACGAGGCGTGGGAGGCGGCCCTGCGCGCCAACGTCACGACGGCGTTCGTGATAGTCCGCGCGGCTCTGCCCGCCCTGGTCGCGGCGCGCGGCCGGGTGGTCGTGATGTCGTCGATCGCGGGCCTCGCGGCCGGTCCCTCGGTCGCGGGCTACACCGTCGGGAAGCACGCTCTGATCGGGCTGACCCGCTCGCTCGCCCGTGATTACGGCCGGGACGGCGTGCGGGTCAACACCGTCTGCCCGGGCTGGGTGGCGACGCCCATGGCCGACGAGGAGATGGACGCCTTCGCCGCGGCGGCGGGGCTGACCGACCGCGAGGAGGCCTACGCGACCGTGACGCGTGACGTGCCCCTCTCCCGCCCCGCCGAGCCGGACGAGATCGCCGCGGTCGTGCGCTTCCTCGTGTCGGGTGAGTCGTCCTACATCACCGGCGCGACGATCGTCGCGGACGGCGGCGCGCACATCGTCGACGTCCCCACGATCGCGTTCGATCACGCGGGAATGTGA
- a CDS encoding helix-turn-helix domain-containing protein, whose protein sequence is MPIVMTRPGSGVTAIHAADLTAFRAAVDDSFVPLHVTAADPDRFRGSIRAACADGIHVSTVAASPHVVERTPDLIARADGPAVKMSLMLAGTGLLIQDGREALLRPGDFAVYDTSRPYTLCFSGEFRTIVTMFAPSALPLPSSALAQLTAVRVPGDGGLGAVAAPFLAQLGTHLDQVASPSGSRLVHTALDLLTTVYAHELGSDVAANDPHAALRRRVEEHIDTHLASPDLGPGTIAAAHYISTRHLHTLFQGQGTTVAALIRSRRLERCRRDLTDPLLADQSVSAIGARWGFPDAAHFSRTFKSAFGFSPSECRTGR, encoded by the coding sequence ATGCCGATCGTCATGACCCGACCTGGATCGGGTGTCACCGCCATCCACGCCGCCGACCTGACCGCGTTCCGCGCGGCGGTCGACGACAGCTTCGTGCCGCTGCATGTCACGGCGGCCGACCCCGACCGGTTCCGCGGCTCCATTCGCGCGGCCTGTGCCGATGGCATCCATGTCAGTACCGTCGCCGCCTCGCCGCACGTGGTGGAGCGCACTCCCGACCTCATCGCCCGCGCCGACGGTCCCGCCGTGAAGATGAGCCTCATGCTCGCCGGTACGGGGCTGCTGATCCAGGACGGGCGCGAAGCGCTCCTGCGACCCGGAGATTTCGCGGTGTACGACACCTCGCGCCCCTACACGCTGTGCTTCAGCGGCGAATTCCGCACGATCGTCACGATGTTCGCCCCGAGCGCCCTCCCCCTGCCGTCGTCGGCCCTTGCGCAGCTCACGGCCGTGCGCGTCCCCGGCGACGGCGGACTCGGCGCCGTCGCCGCCCCCTTCCTCGCGCAGCTCGGGACCCACCTCGATCAGGTGGCGAGTCCGTCCGGGTCGCGGCTGGTGCACACCGCGCTCGACCTGCTCACGACGGTCTACGCGCACGAGCTCGGCAGCGACGTCGCCGCGAACGATCCGCACGCCGCCCTGCGTCGGCGCGTCGAGGAGCACATCGACACGCACCTCGCCTCCCCCGACCTGGGGCCGGGAACCATCGCCGCCGCGCACTACATCTCGACGCGGCACCTGCACACGCTCTTCCAGGGGCAGGGCACCACGGTCGCCGCGCTGATCCGCTCACGTCGCCTCGAGCGCTGCCGCCGCGATCTGACGGATCCGCTGCTCGCCGATCAGTCGGTGTCGGCGATCGGCGCGCGATGGGGATTCCCGGATGCGGCGCACTTCAGCCGCACGTTCAAGTCGGCGTTCGGCTTCTCGCCGAGCGAGTGCCGCACGGGGCGGTGA
- a CDS encoding TetR family transcriptional regulator C-terminal domain-containing protein: MPRLVDHEARRHEIVLATWRLIAQRGIEATTMRELARELGLANGSVTHYFPDKSAILTAAFAHVFAATNARVAAHRATSGATGLAALRAFLLEAAPIDEERALEARIVIAFLEYAAADPALAQMFRDLMREWQQAFGEMVAEAQAQGEVRDGLDVQAVSDAILHAVNGMQANGILLPETAREQRMRATVDALVDMLR, from the coding sequence ATGCCCCGACTGGTCGATCACGAAGCGCGCCGACACGAGATCGTGCTGGCCACCTGGCGTCTGATCGCCCAGCGCGGCATCGAGGCGACGACGATGCGGGAGCTCGCGCGCGAACTGGGGCTGGCCAACGGCAGCGTCACGCACTACTTCCCGGACAAGAGCGCGATCCTCACGGCCGCCTTCGCGCACGTCTTCGCCGCGACGAATGCGCGCGTCGCCGCGCACCGAGCCACGTCGGGCGCGACGGGGCTCGCCGCGCTCCGGGCCTTCCTGCTCGAGGCCGCGCCGATCGACGAGGAACGCGCTCTGGAGGCGCGCATCGTGATCGCGTTCCTCGAGTACGCGGCGGCCGACCCCGCTCTTGCCCAGATGTTCCGCGATCTCATGCGCGAATGGCAGCAGGCGTTCGGCGAGATGGTTGCCGAGGCGCAGGCTCAGGGCGAGGTGCGTGACGGCCTCGACGTGCAGGCGGTGAGCGACGCGATCCTGCACGCGGTCAACGGGATGCAGGCGAACGGCATCCTGCTGCCCGAGACCGCGCGCGAGCAGCGGATGCGCGCCACCGTCGACGCGCTCGTCGATATGTTGCGCTGA